One genomic region from Streptomyces sp. NBC_00457 encodes:
- the argS gene encoding arginine--tRNA ligase has protein sequence MAPVTSLTASVNQRLASALSATLPEAGSVDPLLRRSDRADFQANGILALAKKAKSNPRELATQVVANITTGDVIKDVEVSGPGFLNITITDKAITDNLAQRYADPDRLGVPPKENAGVTVIDYAQPNVAKEMHVGHLRSAVIGDALRGMIDFTGEKTIGRHHIGDWGTQFGMLIQYLIENPGELAPPSEVDGEEAMSNLNRVYKASRAVFDSDDDFKERARKRVVALQSGDKETLDLWQQFVDESKVYFYSVFEKLDMEVRDDEIVGESAYNDLMPETARLLEETGVAVRSEGALVVFFDEIRGKDDQPVPLIVQKADGGFGYAASDLSAIRNRVFDLHATTLLYVVDVRQSLHFKMVFETARRAGWLTEHVTAHNMGYGTVLGADGKPFKTRAGETVKLEDLLDEAVQRAAEVVREKAQDLTEDEIQERATQVGIGAVKYADLSTSPNRDYKFDLDQMVSLNGDTSVYLQYAYARIQSILRKAGDVRPSAHPELELAPAERELGLHLDAFGDTVFEAAAEYAPHKLAAYLYQLASLYTSFYDKCPVLKADTPEQTENRLFLCDLTARTLHQGMALLGIRTPERL, from the coding sequence ATGGCCCCGGTCACGTCCCTCACCGCTTCCGTCAACCAGCGCCTCGCGTCCGCCCTCTCGGCAACCCTGCCGGAGGCCGGCTCCGTCGACCCGCTACTGCGACGCAGCGACCGGGCCGATTTCCAGGCCAACGGCATCCTCGCCCTGGCGAAGAAGGCGAAGTCGAACCCGAGGGAGCTGGCAACGCAGGTCGTCGCCAACATCACCACCGGCGACGTGATCAAGGACGTCGAGGTCTCCGGCCCCGGCTTCCTGAACATCACGATCACCGACAAGGCGATCACCGACAACCTCGCGCAGCGCTACGCGGACCCCGACCGTCTCGGCGTCCCCCCCAAGGAGAACGCGGGCGTAACCGTCATCGACTACGCACAGCCGAACGTCGCCAAGGAGATGCACGTAGGCCACCTCCGCTCCGCGGTGATCGGCGACGCCCTCCGCGGCATGATCGACTTCACCGGCGAGAAGACGATCGGCCGGCATCACATCGGCGACTGGGGCACCCAGTTCGGCATGCTCATCCAGTACCTGATCGAGAACCCGGGTGAGCTGGCCCCGCCGTCCGAGGTGGACGGCGAGGAGGCGATGAGCAACCTGAACCGGGTCTACAAGGCGTCGCGCGCGGTCTTCGACTCGGACGACGACTTCAAGGAGCGGGCGCGGAAGAGGGTCGTCGCCCTGCAGTCCGGCGACAAGGAGACGCTCGACCTGTGGCAGCAGTTCGTGGACGAGTCGAAGGTCTACTTCTACTCGGTCTTCGAGAAGCTGGACATGGAGGTCCGGGACGACGAGATCGTCGGCGAGTCGGCGTACAACGACCTGATGCCGGAGACGGCGAGGCTGCTGGAGGAGACCGGAGTCGCCGTGCGGTCCGAGGGCGCGCTCGTCGTGTTCTTCGACGAGATCCGCGGCAAGGACGACCAGCCGGTGCCGCTGATCGTGCAGAAGGCGGACGGCGGCTTCGGCTACGCGGCGAGCGACCTCTCCGCGATCCGGAACCGCGTCTTCGACCTGCACGCGACGACGCTGCTCTACGTCGTGGACGTACGCCAGTCCCTGCACTTCAAGATGGTCTTCGAGACGGCCCGCCGGGCGGGCTGGCTCACCGAGCACGTCACCGCGCACAACATGGGCTACGGCACGGTGCTGGGCGCGGACGGCAAGCCGTTCAAGACGCGTGCGGGTGAGACGGTGAAGCTGGAGGACCTCCTCGACGAGGCGGTCCAGCGGGCCGCCGAGGTCGTACGGGAGAAGGCGCAGGACCTCACCGAGGACGAGATCCAGGAGCGGGCCACTCAGGTCGGCATCGGCGCCGTGAAGTACGCGGATCTGTCGACGTCCCCGAACAGGGACTACAAGTTCGACCTGGACCAGATGGTCTCGCTGAACGGCGACACGTCCGTCTACCTCCAGTACGCGTACGCCCGTATCCAGTCGATCCTCCGCAAGGCGGGAGACGTACGACCGTCCGCGCACCCCGAACTCGAACTCGCCCCGGCGGAGCGCGAGCTGGGCCTGCACCTGGACGCGTTCGGCGACACGGTCTTCGAGGCGGCGGCGGAGTATGCACCGCACAAGCTGGCCGCCTACCTGTACCAACTGGCGTCGCTCTACACGTCGTTCTACGACAAGTGCCCGGTCCTGAAGGCCGACACCCCGGAACAGACAGAGAACCGCCTGTTCCTGTGCGACCTCACGGCCCGCACCCTCCACCAGGGCATGGCGCTGCTGGGCATCAGGACGCCCGAGCGGCTCTGA
- a CDS encoding serine/threonine-protein kinase: MQGGELLAGRFRIGQLLGAGGMGQVWAAQDERMRRDVAVKVVHPQYGMDESETQARFQREVQLAGRLSHQNIVTVHDWGEVSVNGRQTLFLVMELVHGVPLHRQLNESTPPWTLAVGWSAQIAEALHAAHSQGVVHRDIKPANVLLTSSGTVKVLDFGVAKFMGETIGARELTVTGTPLGSPPYMSPEQAMGARAIDHRSDLYSLGCLLYHAVTGRPPFTSDVQWAVLRMQMEDTPVAPSSLVAGLPGGLDDLLMSLLAKDPDSRPQDAAVVHDALSTVLFEHAVALPDSKPLDALGPGHGDSLAGRLLTKAWEVWERAEGEGASVRAEAEGLLRAARADAEQLLRAARADADRVKAEAGNGMVDADVGERPARLKDGNDELARLAAENDALLADNEAALARLEAGNKRLLAGVLAQQAPGRAGSDAQPGVPAPLFLPAGDAAQAPDTAARGFTIARRGYSVEEVHERVAVITADIDRALRRAAVVEAAITEMVPETAAGLIADAVHRAGVNAAFATAHLKQWRGANDVHGFAVVKKGYDQSRVNWYMSDLMYTYEEALRRLSAVDKLYDELKAGGHQGQ, translated from the coding sequence GTGCAGGGCGGCGAACTTCTCGCCGGGCGGTTCCGGATCGGCCAGTTGCTGGGTGCGGGCGGCATGGGGCAGGTCTGGGCGGCTCAGGACGAGCGGATGCGGCGGGATGTCGCGGTCAAGGTGGTTCATCCGCAGTACGGGATGGACGAGTCGGAGACGCAGGCCCGGTTCCAGCGCGAAGTGCAGCTGGCGGGGCGGCTGTCCCACCAGAACATCGTGACCGTGCACGATTGGGGTGAGGTGTCGGTCAACGGGCGCCAGACCCTCTTCCTGGTGATGGAACTCGTGCACGGAGTGCCTCTCCACAGGCAGTTGAACGAGTCCACACCGCCCTGGACGCTCGCCGTCGGCTGGAGCGCACAGATCGCCGAGGCGCTGCACGCCGCGCACAGCCAGGGCGTCGTCCACCGCGACATCAAGCCCGCGAACGTGCTCCTCACTTCCTCGGGGACGGTGAAGGTCCTGGACTTCGGGGTCGCGAAGTTCATGGGGGAGACCATCGGCGCCCGCGAACTCACGGTGACGGGTACGCCGCTCGGCTCGCCGCCGTACATGTCTCCGGAACAGGCCATGGGAGCCCGCGCGATCGACCATCGCAGCGATCTGTACTCCCTGGGCTGTCTGCTCTACCACGCGGTGACCGGCCGTCCGCCCTTCACCAGCGATGTCCAGTGGGCCGTACTGCGGATGCAGATGGAGGACACCCCGGTCGCCCCGAGCTCGCTCGTCGCGGGCCTGCCCGGGGGCCTGGACGACCTGCTCATGAGCCTGCTCGCGAAAGACCCCGACAGCCGGCCGCAGGACGCGGCCGTCGTCCACGACGCCCTGAGCACCGTGCTGTTCGAGCATGCCGTCGCGCTGCCCGACAGCAAGCCGCTGGACGCGCTCGGACCGGGGCACGGGGACTCGCTCGCGGGGCGGTTGCTGACGAAAGCGTGGGAGGTGTGGGAGCGGGCGGAGGGCGAGGGGGCCTCCGTGCGCGCGGAGGCCGAGGGGCTGTTGCGGGCGGCTCGCGCGGACGCGGAGCAACTGCTGCGGGCGGCTCGCGCGGATGCCGATCGGGTCAAGGCGGAGGCCGGGAACGGGATGGTCGACGCGGACGTCGGAGAACGGCCGGCGAGGCTGAAAGACGGCAACGATGAGCTGGCCAGGCTGGCTGCCGAGAACGATGCTCTGCTGGCCGACAACGAGGCTGCGCTGGCCAGGCTCGAAGCGGGCAACAAGAGGCTGCTCGCCGGTGTGCTGGCGCAGCAGGCTCCCGGTCGGGCCGGGAGCGATGCTCAGCCCGGTGTCCCGGCCCCCCTGTTCCTCCCGGCCGGTGACGCCGCACAGGCCCCGGACACGGCGGCCCGGGGCTTCACCATCGCCCGTCGCGGCTACTCCGTCGAGGAGGTGCATGAACGTGTCGCCGTGATCACGGCGGACATCGACCGGGCGCTGCGTCGCGCCGCCGTCGTGGAGGCGGCGATCACGGAGATGGTTCCCGAGACGGCGGCGGGCCTGATCGCCGACGCGGTCCATCGAGCCGGGGTGAACGCCGCCTTTGCCACGGCTCACCTCAAGCAATGGCGCGGAGCAAATGACGTGCACGGGTTCGCGGTGGTCAAGAAGGGCTACGACCAGAGCAGGGTCAACTGGTACATGTCCGACCTCATGTACACCTACGAGGAGGCGTTGAGGCGCCTCTCCGCCGTGGACAAGCTCTACGACGAGTTGAAGGCGGGCGGTCACCAAGGGCAATGA
- a CDS encoding P-loop ATPase, Sll1717 family: protein MADGPVLARLHFGREDAERDVTEGLLLRGGFLPNAAYRAALSGRKMLIIGRKGSGKSAICMQLSADGGQHAGTVLVTPDETAGEEIRRFELQGLPGDSAKSLIWRYLFAVHAARHLVTHAKDAHRRKPDSVKALARFLKQNGESAGGRLGDRLAQGARGLQTSLSLEAFGVKAGLDLAQAPSEGAQAARQLEVVEQGVAKAFTDLGCAGEHGPLLLMVDQLEQVWSAESDSNSMVIGLLLAAKHAASLYGGAVRFLLFLRADIYDSLSFGEGDKFRGDELRITWTEQALRDLALARARASVGAEMTAELLWGELFPAVVEGEETASYLFRRCLPRPRDAIQFLNLCQETAWLIHGRERITEGDVLQAGRQFSDWKLKDLALEYLVAHPFLKHLFPLFQNTGYVVTRAALGSRFDAAAESLHRLFPAYADALTLSGIVDVLYAVGFLGVRRGNDVVFAGDDDLPVQAHETEFHVHPCFRTALGATSAIDLRHFAGGAFDMDLPRVVQGTFQGADVTGLTTPTRDHRLVQELRRSCHSILAQTGRAVDLAQDAQDEISRQINRVLDEANNVPLNARSTFDLEDRLLVTAHYFDTLAAQLLASGLDDTAGAGDVVRRIEEEARRLRRQAGGSYGSSGNSSGS from the coding sequence ATGGCTGACGGGCCCGTACTCGCGCGGCTGCACTTCGGGCGTGAGGATGCCGAACGGGATGTGACCGAAGGGCTGTTGCTGCGCGGCGGGTTTCTGCCCAACGCGGCCTATCGCGCGGCGCTGTCCGGGCGGAAGATGCTGATCATCGGGCGCAAGGGGTCCGGCAAGAGCGCGATCTGCATGCAGCTGTCGGCGGACGGCGGGCAGCATGCCGGGACCGTGCTGGTGACCCCCGACGAGACCGCCGGGGAGGAGATCCGGCGGTTCGAGTTGCAGGGGCTGCCGGGGGACTCGGCGAAGTCGTTGATCTGGCGGTATCTGTTCGCCGTACATGCCGCTCGCCACCTGGTGACACACGCCAAGGACGCACACCGGCGCAAGCCCGACTCCGTGAAGGCGCTGGCGCGGTTCCTGAAGCAGAACGGGGAGTCGGCCGGCGGGCGGCTCGGTGACCGGCTCGCGCAGGGGGCACGGGGACTGCAGACCTCGCTGTCCCTGGAGGCGTTCGGGGTCAAGGCGGGGCTCGACCTCGCGCAGGCCCCGTCGGAGGGCGCGCAGGCCGCCCGGCAGCTGGAGGTCGTCGAGCAGGGCGTGGCCAAGGCCTTCACCGACCTCGGCTGCGCCGGTGAGCACGGGCCGCTGCTGCTCATGGTCGACCAGCTGGAGCAGGTGTGGTCCGCCGAGTCGGACAGCAACTCCATGGTGATCGGGCTGCTGCTCGCCGCGAAGCACGCAGCGAGTCTGTACGGCGGTGCCGTGCGGTTCCTGCTGTTTCTGCGCGCCGATATCTACGACTCGCTGTCCTTCGGGGAGGGCGACAAGTTCCGCGGGGACGAGCTGCGGATCACGTGGACCGAGCAGGCGTTGCGGGATCTCGCGCTGGCTCGGGCGCGGGCCTCCGTGGGGGCCGAGATGACGGCCGAGCTGCTGTGGGGAGAGCTGTTTCCGGCGGTGGTGGAGGGGGAGGAGACCGCGAGCTATCTGTTCCGGCGGTGTCTGCCCCGGCCGCGGGACGCCATCCAGTTCCTCAACCTCTGCCAGGAGACCGCCTGGTTGATCCATGGGCGGGAGCGGATCACGGAGGGGGATGTGCTGCAGGCGGGGCGGCAGTTCTCCGACTGGAAGCTGAAGGATCTGGCGCTGGAGTATCTGGTCGCGCATCCCTTCCTGAAGCATCTCTTCCCGCTCTTTCAGAACACGGGGTACGTGGTGACGCGTGCCGCCCTCGGCAGCCGGTTCGACGCGGCGGCCGAGTCACTGCACCGGCTGTTCCCGGCGTACGCCGACGCGCTCACGCTTTCCGGCATCGTCGACGTCCTCTACGCGGTGGGCTTCCTCGGGGTGCGCCGCGGCAACGACGTGGTGTTCGCCGGGGACGACGACCTGCCCGTGCAGGCGCACGAGACGGAGTTCCACGTCCATCCCTGCTTCCGGACAGCGCTCGGGGCGACCAGCGCTATCGACCTGCGGCACTTCGCCGGGGGGGCCTTTGACATGGACCTCCCCCGCGTCGTCCAGGGCACCTTCCAGGGGGCCGACGTCACCGGGCTGACCACTCCGACCCGCGACCACCGACTGGTCCAGGAACTGCGGCGCTCCTGCCACTCCATCCTCGCCCAGACCGGGCGGGCCGTGGACCTGGCCCAGGACGCCCAGGACGAGATCAGTCGGCAGATCAACCGGGTTCTCGACGAGGCCAACAACGTCCCGTTGAACGCCAGGTCGACCTTCGACCTGGAGGACCGGCTTCTGGTCACCGCCCACTACTTCGACACTCTCGCCGCGCAGCTCCTCGCCAGCGGGCTGGACGACACCGCGGGCGCGGGCGATGTCGTACGCCGCATCGAGGAGGAGGCGCGGCGGCTGCGGCGGCAGGCGGGCGGGTCGTACGGAAGCTCGGGCAACTCGTCGGGAAGCTGA
- a CDS encoding ATP-binding protein has protein sequence MNETIQLPPLRQKFFPRDRRSVPAARRFAAETLAGWGLEGSPCADDVLLCVSELVTNALMHGVPPGRQLLLFLRYDGRVVGVEVHDSGGGAPRVVEQRDEGGRGLVLVAALSDGWGVRERELGKVVWCEFVCPVTVGGADTVSAYGATHRGTGWLTGPYSRGCTSGVRMPNGM, from the coding sequence GTGAACGAGACGATCCAACTCCCGCCGCTGCGCCAGAAGTTCTTCCCCCGTGACCGGCGATCCGTGCCCGCCGCACGGCGGTTCGCGGCCGAGACCCTTGCCGGGTGGGGGCTCGAAGGAAGCCCGTGCGCGGACGACGTACTGCTCTGTGTGAGCGAGCTGGTGACCAACGCGTTGATGCACGGCGTTCCGCCCGGGCGGCAGTTGCTGCTGTTCCTGCGGTACGACGGGCGCGTGGTGGGGGTCGAGGTGCACGACAGCGGGGGTGGTGCGCCGCGTGTCGTGGAGCAGCGCGACGAGGGTGGGCGGGGACTCGTGCTCGTCGCCGCGTTGAGTGATGGATGGGGGGTGCGTGAACGCGAGTTGGGGAAAGTGGTGTGGTGTGAGTTCGTCTGTCCCGTGACGGTGGGCGGTGCCGATACCGTGTCGGCCTACGGGGCGACACATAGGGGGACGGGATGGCTGACGGGCCCGTACTCGCGCGGCTGCACTTCGGGCGTGAGGATGCCGAACGGGATGTGA